One window of Paroedura picta isolate Pp20150507F chromosome 2, Ppicta_v3.0, whole genome shotgun sequence genomic DNA carries:
- the BAZ1A gene encoding bromodomain adjacent to zinc finger domain protein 1A isoform X7: MTNGHASNRDGDTIVISDSDDSDLDSSPAQNGKEKAIIDSSLFKYKVKPLKKQLYESVTVKASQICRRKHLFSRDRLKLFLKQHCESHDGLVRIKAISIAKFKIAEQNFSYFFPDDPPTFAFSPSSRRRRRPPKMATEDQVNRVADEPLSLSNMSNAVKERVRLQKEKEEMRITEKLKREKANVVESKKREREDKEKRREELKKIVEEERLKKKEERERLKIEREKEREKLREEKRKYLEHLKQWSKRREDMECDDLKELPIPTPVKTRLPPEIFGDALMVLEFLHAFGELFDLQDEFPDGVTLEVLEEALVGNDSEGPLCELLFFFLTAIFQAMTEEEEEVAKDQIVDAETKDLTEALDEDADPTKSALSAVATLAAAWPQLHQGCNLKNLDLDSCTLSEILRLHILASGADVSSANAKYRYQKRGGFDATDDACMELRLSNPALLKKLSCTSVYDLSAGEKMKILHALCGKLLTLVSTRDFIEDSVDVLRQAKQEFRELKAEQHRKEREAAAARIRRRKEEKLKGQEQKIKEKLEKLKEEHKNPAVEVSVGEEEQEDLDTSTESKEVKIKEQDLDVTSDVEDDIGANKKRKGGRRGQNGFKDLSRRVETSVERCEPLTPEEEEALKQEQQTKERELIEKIQKATACTNICPLGRDRLYRRYWLFPSIPGLFVEEDYSGLTEDMLLPRPCSFQNNVQCHIVDKSQAATNSAESIKMESTSNGHQDVCAGAPVQVPRPIQKPNRWCFYSSQDQLDQLIVSLNSRGHRESALRENLLQEKNRICEQLNNFLVEKFHFSEKSQNESKTLSGRGRSQNAYDISLISAEKQLELRLRDFLLDIEDKIYQGTLGSIKVTDRQVWRAALECGQYELLNEENKENGITKTIAEDVEEMEPDDQEGVIVKDRLVGLKSEPPSTTSTNASTPQPVNNVVRYLAATLLQIQQGIERKFLKAPLGDAEENKRDLKGDKRRKREDDQSSQKDDTGDSSRSHKTVLDRWRESLLTSASLSQIFLHLSTLERSVIWSKSILNARCKMCRKKGDAESMVLCDSCDRGYHIYCIRPKLKAVPDGDWFCPECRPKQRSRRLSSRQRPSVESDEDTEEQMEEEDKMSDEDVGQSEEDDYEDESDYSDSQDDEKSLSKSRQSQVKLSLRTRAAKLNVTNLSRTNQRRVTGRYSSRSQQNTPKQTGSSCKVTVKGIRKTKSAPPSVTKSLGLNSRTTRQNRGLLQADAFIELTSPRRRRRGRNTADNSPDSSPCSSLGFRIVNTTNNELKTPQFSTEKCSPQNTEPKRRGRKRQSAESPQMPLNRRSSGRQGGVHELSAFEQLVVELVRHDDSWPFMKLVSKIQVPDYYDIIKKPIALNIIREKVNKCEYKLASEFIEDIELMFSNCFEYNPRNTSEAKAGSRLQAFFHIQAQKLGLPLASGNMDHAAPAVKKSRI; encoded by the exons ATGACGAATGGCCATGCCAGCAATAGAGATGGAGACACTATTGTCATTAGTGATAGTGATGACTCAGACTTGGATTCCAGTCCAGCACAAAATGG GAAGGAAAAAGCCATAATTGATTCATCTTTGTTTAAATACAAAGTGAAGCCCTTAAAGAAACAGCTGTATGAATCTGTTACAGTCAAAGCATCTCAAATATG CCGGAGGAAGCATCTATTTTCTCGTGACAGACTTAAACTTTTTTTGAAGCAACACTGTGAATCTCATGATGGCCTTGTTAGAATTAAG GCAATATCAATTGCAAAGTTCAAGATAGCAGAACAGAATTTTTCCTACTTCTTTCCTGATGATCCACCCACTTTTGCCTTCAGTCCTTCAAGCAGGCGACGAAGGAGGCCTCCAAAGATGGCAACTGAGGATCAG GTGAACAGGGTTGCAGATGAACCACTTAGTCTTAGTAACATGAGCAACGCCGTAAAAGAAAGAGTAAgactccaaaaagaaaaagaagaaatgaggATCACAG aaaaattaaaaagggagaAAGCAAATGTAGTAGAAtccaagaagagagaaagagaagataaggaaaaaaggagggaagAATTAAAGAAGATTGTGGAAGAAGAAAGgctaaagaagaaagaagagagagagcgACTAAAAATAGAAAGAGAAAAG GAAAGAGAGAAGCTCCGtgaggaaaaaaggaaataccTGGAACACCTAAAACAATGGAGTAAGCGTAGAGAAGACATGGAGTGTGATGATCTCAAG GAACTTCCAATACCAACCCCAGTGAAAACCAGACTACCTCCTGAGATCTTTGGAGATGCACTGATGGTTTTGGAGTTCCTTCATGCCTTTGGAGAACTGTTTGATCTTCAAGATGAGTTTCCTGATGGTGTGACTTTAG AGGTATTAGAGGAAGCTCTTGTAGGAAATGACAGTGAAGGCCCACTATGTGaattgctgtttttctttctgaCGGCCATTTTCCAAGcaatgactgaagaagaagaagaagtggccAAAGACCAAATAGTTGATGCTGAGACCAAAG ATTTAACAGAGGCTTTGGATGAAGATGCAGACCCCACAAAATCTGCACTATCTGCAGTTGCAACTTTGGCAGCTGCTTGGCCCCAGTTACACCAGG GTTGCAATTTGAAAAACCTGGACCTTGATAGTTGCACTCTTTCTGAGATTCTCAGACTCCATATCCTAGCATCTGGAGCAGATGTATCATCAGCCAATGCCAAATATCGTTACCAAAAGCGGGGCGGATTTGATGCTACAGATGATGCTTGTATGGAACTAAGATTGAGTAATCCTGCATTGCTCAAAAAACTCTCCTGTACGTCAGTGTATGACTTATCAGCAG GGGAGAAGATGAAGATCCTTCATGCCCTTTGTGGGAAACTCTTAACTCTTGTTTCTACCCGGGACTTCATTGAGGACTCCGTTGATGTGTTACGACAGGCAAAACAGGAATTCAGAGAGTTAAAAGCAGAACAGCATCGTAAAGAAAGAGAAGCTGCAGCAGCAAG GATACgcaggagaaaagaagaaaaattaaaagggCAGGAACAAAAGATTAAAGAGAAACTGGAAAAGCTGAAGGAAGAGCATAAAAATCCTGCAGTAGAAGTATCTGTTGG GGAGGAAGAACAGGAAGATCTTGATACAAGTACAGAAAGCAAGGAAGTTAAAATTAAGGAACAAGACCTAGATGTCACATCCGATGTGGAAGATGACATAGGAGCAAAcaaaaagaggaaaggag GCAGAAGAGGACAGAATGGCTTTAAAGATCTTTCAAGGCGAGTAGAGACTTCTGTTGAAAGGTGTGAGCCACTTAcaccagaagaggaagaagccttaAAACAGGAGCAGCAAACTAAAGAACGGGAACTTATAGAAAAGATTCAGAAAGCTACCGCCTGTACCAATATCTGTCCTTTGGGTCGCGATCGCCTGTATCGACGCTATTGGCTTTTTCCTTCTATTCCTGGATTATTTGTGGAAGAAGACTATTCTGGTCTTACAGAAGACATGCTCCTGCCTCGGCCATGTTCATTTCAAAATAATGTACAGTGTCATATTGTTGACAAATCTCAGGCAGCCACTAACAGTGCAGAGTCTATAAAGATGGAATCTACCTCCAATGGTCACCAAGATGTGTGTGCTGGTGCTCCTGTACAGGTGCCAAGACCAATACAGAAACCAAACCGGTGGTGCTTTTATAGTTCTCAGGATCAATTGGACCAACTCATAGTATCCCTCAATTCCAGAGGACACAGGGAGAGTGCCTTAAGGGAAAATCTTTTGCAGGAGAAGAACAGAATATGTGAACAACTGAACAATTTTCTTGTGGAAAAATTCCATTTTTCAG AGAAATCACAAAATGAAAGCAAGACATTATCAGGGCGAGGAAGATCGCAGAATGCCTATGACATATCTCTAATCTCTGCAGAAAAGCAACTTGAACTGAGACTCAGAGACTTTCTTTTGGACATTGAAGACAAAATTTACCAAGGAACTTTAGGTTCCATTAAG GTAACAGACAGGCAGGTTTGGAGGGCAGCCTTAGAATGTGGACAATATGAGCTGCTAAATGAGGAGAACAAAGAAAATGGTATAACGAAAACTATCGCTGAAGATGTTGAGGAGATGGAACCTGATGATCAAGAAGGTGTCATTGTAAAAGACAG GTTGGTTGGACTCAAATCTGAACCTCCAAGTACCACCTCAACTAACGCAAGCACTCCGCAGCCTGTGAATAATGTAGTCCGCTACTTAGCAGCTACACTACTTCAAATACAGCAAGGCATTGAACGCAAGTTCCTGAAAGCCCCCCTTG GtgatgcagaagaaaataaaagagaTCTAAAAGGGGATAAAAGGAGGAAACGAGAAGATGATCAATCTAGTCAGAAAGATG ATACTGGTGATAGTAGCCGATCACATAAAACAGTATTGGACCGGTGGCGAGAATCACTTCTAACTTCTGCTAGCCTGTCCCAAATCTTCCTTCACCTCTCAACGCTGGAGCGAAGCGTAATCTGGTCTAAATCTATCTTAAATGCTCGCTGCAAAATGTGCAGGAAGAAAGGAGATGCAGAGAGCATGGTGTTGTGTGATAGCTGTGATCGGGGATATCATATCTATTGTATCAGACCAAAGCTCAAG GCTGTTCCTGATGGGGACTGGTTTTGTCCAGAATGTCGACCCAAGCAGCGTTCTAGGCGTCTCTCTTCCCGACAGAGACCTTCTGTGGAAAGTGATGAAGACACAGAAGAACAAATGGAAGAGGAGGATAAAATGAGTGATGAGGATGTGGGGCAAAGTGAGGAAGATGACTACGAAGATGAATCGGATTACTCTGATTCTCAAGATGATGAAAAAAG CTTATCCAAATCAAGACAATCTCAGGTAAAACTTTCATTAAGAACGAGAGCAGCAAAACTTAATGTTACCAATCTGAGTCGTACAAACCAGAGACGAGTTACCGGAAGGTACAGTTCTCGAAGTCAACAGAATACACCTAAGCAAACTGGATCTTCATGTAAAGTCACTGTGAAGGGCATACGAAAGACAAAGTCTGCTCCACCATCAGTAACAAAATCATTGGGACTTAATAGCCGTACTACTCGTCAGAATCGAGGTTTGTTACAAGCAGATGCCTTCATTGAGTTGACCAGTCCCCGAAGACGACGCAGAGGAAGGAACACTGCAGATAATAGTCCAGACAGCAGTCCTTGTAGTTCTCTTGGCTTCAGAATTGTTAATACTACAAACAATGAACTGAAAACTCCTCAATTttcaacagaaaaatgttctccccaaaatactgaGCCTAAGAGGAGGGGTAGGAAGAGACAATCTGCTG agtcCCCTCAAATGCCATTAAATAGGAGGAGTTCAGGTCGTCAGGGTGGTGTCCATGAACTGTCTGCTTTTGAGCAGCTTGTAGTAGAACTGGTGCGTCATGATGACAGCTGGCCTTTCATGAAGCTGGTGTCCAAAATCCAG GTACCAGATTACTATGATATTATAAAAAAACCAATTGCCTTAAATATAATACGTGAGAAAGTAAACAAATGTGAATACAAACTAGCAT CTGAATTCATTGAAGACATTGAGTTGATGTTTTCAAACTGCTTTGAGTACAACCCACGCAATACTAGTGAAGCAAAGGCTGGATCAAGACTTCAGGCTTTTTTCCACATCCAGGCTCAAAAGCTTGGACTTCCTCTTGCATCTGGCAATATGGACCATGCTGCTCCAGCAGTCAAGAAATCCCGAATCTAA
- the BAZ1A gene encoding bromodomain adjacent to zinc finger domain protein 1A isoform X4 yields the protein MPLLHRKPFVREKPPADLRPDEHVFYCKVTNEIFRDYDDFFERTILCNSLVWSCAITGKPGLTYQEALESEKKARKNLQNFPEPLIIPVLYLVTLTSRSRLHEVCDDVFAYIKDRYFVGETVEVLRNNGERLHCKILEVKAPLHHNGMTNGHASNRDGDTIVISDSDDSDLDSSPAQNGKEKAIIDSSLFKYKVKPLKKQLYESVTVKASQICRRKHLFSRDRLKLFLKQHCESHDGLVRIKAISIAKFKIAEQNFSYFFPDDPPTFAFSPSSRRRRRPPKMATEDQVNRVADEPLSLSNMSNAVKERVRLQKEKEEMRITEKLKREKANVVESKKREREDKEKRREELKKIVEEERLKKKEERERLKIEREKEREKLREEKRKYLEHLKQWSKRREDMECDDLKELPIPTPVKTRLPPEIFGDALMVLEFLHAFGELFDLQDEFPDGVTLEVLEEALVGNDSEGPLCELLFFFLTAIFQAMTEEEEEVAKDQIVDAETKDLTEALDEDADPTKSALSAVATLAAAWPQLHQGCNLKNLDLDSCTLSEILRLHILASGADVSSANAKYRYQKRGGFDATDDACMELRLSNPALLKKLSCTSVYDLSAGEKMKILHALCGKLLTLVSTRDFIEDSVDVLRQAKQEFRELKAEQHRKEREAAAARIRRRKEEKLKGQEQKIKEKLEKLKEEHKNPAVEVSVGEEEQEDLDTSTESKEVKIKEQDLDVTSDVEDDIGANKKRKGGRRGQNGFKDLSRRVETSVERCEPLTPEEEEALKQEQQTKERELIEKIQKATACTNICPLGRDRLYRRYWLFPSIPGLFVEEDYSGLTEDMLLPRPCSFQNNVQCHIVDKSQAATNSAESIKMESTSNGHQDVCAGAPVQVPRPIQKPNRWCFYSSQDQLDQLIVSLNSRGHRESALRENLLQEKNRICEQLNNFLVEKFHFSEKSQNESKTLSGRGRSQNAYDISLISAEKQLELRLRDFLLDIEDKIYQGTLGSIKVTDRQVWRAALECGQYELLNEENKENGITKTIAEDVEEMEPDDQEGVIVKDRLVGLKSEPPSTTSTNASTPQPVNNVVRYLAATLLQIQQGIERKFLKAPLGDAEENKRDLKGDKRRKREDDQSSQKDDTGDSSRSHKTVLDRWRESLLTSASLSQIFLHLSTLERSVIWSKSILNARCKMCRKKGDAESMVLCDSCDRGYHIYCIRPKLKAVPDGDWFCPECRPKQRSRRLSSRQRPSVESDEDTEEQMEEEDKMSDEDVGQSEEDDYEDESDYSDSQDDEKSLSKSRQSQVKLSLRTRAAKLNVTNLSRTNQRRVTGRYSSRSQQNTPKQTGSSCKVTVKGIRKTKSAPPSVTKSLGLNSRTTRQNRGLLQADAFIELTSPRRRRRGRNTADNSPDSSPCSSLGFRIVNTTNNELKTPQFSTEKCSPQNTEPKRRGRKRQSAESPQMPLNRRSSGRQGGVHELSAFEQLVVELVRHDDSWPFMKLVSKIQVPDYYDIIKKPIALNIIREKVNKCEYKLASEFIEDIELMFSNCFEYNPRNTSEAKAGSRLQAFFHIQAQKLGLPLASGNMDHAAPAVKKSRI from the exons GTTGCACTGTAAGATTCTGGAAGTTAAAGCACCGTTGCATCACAATGGAATGACGAATGGCCATGCCAGCAATAGAGATGGAGACACTATTGTCATTAGTGATAGTGATGACTCAGACTTGGATTCCAGTCCAGCACAAAATGG GAAGGAAAAAGCCATAATTGATTCATCTTTGTTTAAATACAAAGTGAAGCCCTTAAAGAAACAGCTGTATGAATCTGTTACAGTCAAAGCATCTCAAATATG CCGGAGGAAGCATCTATTTTCTCGTGACAGACTTAAACTTTTTTTGAAGCAACACTGTGAATCTCATGATGGCCTTGTTAGAATTAAG GCAATATCAATTGCAAAGTTCAAGATAGCAGAACAGAATTTTTCCTACTTCTTTCCTGATGATCCACCCACTTTTGCCTTCAGTCCTTCAAGCAGGCGACGAAGGAGGCCTCCAAAGATGGCAACTGAGGATCAG GTGAACAGGGTTGCAGATGAACCACTTAGTCTTAGTAACATGAGCAACGCCGTAAAAGAAAGAGTAAgactccaaaaagaaaaagaagaaatgaggATCACAG aaaaattaaaaagggagaAAGCAAATGTAGTAGAAtccaagaagagagaaagagaagataaggaaaaaaggagggaagAATTAAAGAAGATTGTGGAAGAAGAAAGgctaaagaagaaagaagagagagagcgACTAAAAATAGAAAGAGAAAAG GAAAGAGAGAAGCTCCGtgaggaaaaaaggaaataccTGGAACACCTAAAACAATGGAGTAAGCGTAGAGAAGACATGGAGTGTGATGATCTCAAG GAACTTCCAATACCAACCCCAGTGAAAACCAGACTACCTCCTGAGATCTTTGGAGATGCACTGATGGTTTTGGAGTTCCTTCATGCCTTTGGAGAACTGTTTGATCTTCAAGATGAGTTTCCTGATGGTGTGACTTTAG AGGTATTAGAGGAAGCTCTTGTAGGAAATGACAGTGAAGGCCCACTATGTGaattgctgtttttctttctgaCGGCCATTTTCCAAGcaatgactgaagaagaagaagaagtggccAAAGACCAAATAGTTGATGCTGAGACCAAAG ATTTAACAGAGGCTTTGGATGAAGATGCAGACCCCACAAAATCTGCACTATCTGCAGTTGCAACTTTGGCAGCTGCTTGGCCCCAGTTACACCAGG GTTGCAATTTGAAAAACCTGGACCTTGATAGTTGCACTCTTTCTGAGATTCTCAGACTCCATATCCTAGCATCTGGAGCAGATGTATCATCAGCCAATGCCAAATATCGTTACCAAAAGCGGGGCGGATTTGATGCTACAGATGATGCTTGTATGGAACTAAGATTGAGTAATCCTGCATTGCTCAAAAAACTCTCCTGTACGTCAGTGTATGACTTATCAGCAG GGGAGAAGATGAAGATCCTTCATGCCCTTTGTGGGAAACTCTTAACTCTTGTTTCTACCCGGGACTTCATTGAGGACTCCGTTGATGTGTTACGACAGGCAAAACAGGAATTCAGAGAGTTAAAAGCAGAACAGCATCGTAAAGAAAGAGAAGCTGCAGCAGCAAG GATACgcaggagaaaagaagaaaaattaaaagggCAGGAACAAAAGATTAAAGAGAAACTGGAAAAGCTGAAGGAAGAGCATAAAAATCCTGCAGTAGAAGTATCTGTTGG GGAGGAAGAACAGGAAGATCTTGATACAAGTACAGAAAGCAAGGAAGTTAAAATTAAGGAACAAGACCTAGATGTCACATCCGATGTGGAAGATGACATAGGAGCAAAcaaaaagaggaaaggag GCAGAAGAGGACAGAATGGCTTTAAAGATCTTTCAAGGCGAGTAGAGACTTCTGTTGAAAGGTGTGAGCCACTTAcaccagaagaggaagaagccttaAAACAGGAGCAGCAAACTAAAGAACGGGAACTTATAGAAAAGATTCAGAAAGCTACCGCCTGTACCAATATCTGTCCTTTGGGTCGCGATCGCCTGTATCGACGCTATTGGCTTTTTCCTTCTATTCCTGGATTATTTGTGGAAGAAGACTATTCTGGTCTTACAGAAGACATGCTCCTGCCTCGGCCATGTTCATTTCAAAATAATGTACAGTGTCATATTGTTGACAAATCTCAGGCAGCCACTAACAGTGCAGAGTCTATAAAGATGGAATCTACCTCCAATGGTCACCAAGATGTGTGTGCTGGTGCTCCTGTACAGGTGCCAAGACCAATACAGAAACCAAACCGGTGGTGCTTTTATAGTTCTCAGGATCAATTGGACCAACTCATAGTATCCCTCAATTCCAGAGGACACAGGGAGAGTGCCTTAAGGGAAAATCTTTTGCAGGAGAAGAACAGAATATGTGAACAACTGAACAATTTTCTTGTGGAAAAATTCCATTTTTCAG AGAAATCACAAAATGAAAGCAAGACATTATCAGGGCGAGGAAGATCGCAGAATGCCTATGACATATCTCTAATCTCTGCAGAAAAGCAACTTGAACTGAGACTCAGAGACTTTCTTTTGGACATTGAAGACAAAATTTACCAAGGAACTTTAGGTTCCATTAAG GTAACAGACAGGCAGGTTTGGAGGGCAGCCTTAGAATGTGGACAATATGAGCTGCTAAATGAGGAGAACAAAGAAAATGGTATAACGAAAACTATCGCTGAAGATGTTGAGGAGATGGAACCTGATGATCAAGAAGGTGTCATTGTAAAAGACAG GTTGGTTGGACTCAAATCTGAACCTCCAAGTACCACCTCAACTAACGCAAGCACTCCGCAGCCTGTGAATAATGTAGTCCGCTACTTAGCAGCTACACTACTTCAAATACAGCAAGGCATTGAACGCAAGTTCCTGAAAGCCCCCCTTG GtgatgcagaagaaaataaaagagaTCTAAAAGGGGATAAAAGGAGGAAACGAGAAGATGATCAATCTAGTCAGAAAGATG ATACTGGTGATAGTAGCCGATCACATAAAACAGTATTGGACCGGTGGCGAGAATCACTTCTAACTTCTGCTAGCCTGTCCCAAATCTTCCTTCACCTCTCAACGCTGGAGCGAAGCGTAATCTGGTCTAAATCTATCTTAAATGCTCGCTGCAAAATGTGCAGGAAGAAAGGAGATGCAGAGAGCATGGTGTTGTGTGATAGCTGTGATCGGGGATATCATATCTATTGTATCAGACCAAAGCTCAAG GCTGTTCCTGATGGGGACTGGTTTTGTCCAGAATGTCGACCCAAGCAGCGTTCTAGGCGTCTCTCTTCCCGACAGAGACCTTCTGTGGAAAGTGATGAAGACACAGAAGAACAAATGGAAGAGGAGGATAAAATGAGTGATGAGGATGTGGGGCAAAGTGAGGAAGATGACTACGAAGATGAATCGGATTACTCTGATTCTCAAGATGATGAAAAAAG CTTATCCAAATCAAGACAATCTCAGGTAAAACTTTCATTAAGAACGAGAGCAGCAAAACTTAATGTTACCAATCTGAGTCGTACAAACCAGAGACGAGTTACCGGAAGGTACAGTTCTCGAAGTCAACAGAATACACCTAAGCAAACTGGATCTTCATGTAAAGTCACTGTGAAGGGCATACGAAAGACAAAGTCTGCTCCACCATCAGTAACAAAATCATTGGGACTTAATAGCCGTACTACTCGTCAGAATCGAGGTTTGTTACAAGCAGATGCCTTCATTGAGTTGACCAGTCCCCGAAGACGACGCAGAGGAAGGAACACTGCAGATAATAGTCCAGACAGCAGTCCTTGTAGTTCTCTTGGCTTCAGAATTGTTAATACTACAAACAATGAACTGAAAACTCCTCAATTttcaacagaaaaatgttctccccaaaatactgaGCCTAAGAGGAGGGGTAGGAAGAGACAATCTGCTG agtcCCCTCAAATGCCATTAAATAGGAGGAGTTCAGGTCGTCAGGGTGGTGTCCATGAACTGTCTGCTTTTGAGCAGCTTGTAGTAGAACTGGTGCGTCATGATGACAGCTGGCCTTTCATGAAGCTGGTGTCCAAAATCCAG GTACCAGATTACTATGATATTATAAAAAAACCAATTGCCTTAAATATAATACGTGAGAAAGTAAACAAATGTGAATACAAACTAGCAT CTGAATTCATTGAAGACATTGAGTTGATGTTTTCAAACTGCTTTGAGTACAACCCACGCAATACTAGTGAAGCAAAGGCTGGATCAAGACTTCAGGCTTTTTTCCACATCCAGGCTCAAAAGCTTGGACTTCCTCTTGCATCTGGCAATATGGACCATGCTGCTCCAGCAGTCAAGAAATCCCGAATCTAA